The Schistocerca piceifrons isolate TAMUIC-IGC-003096 chromosome 5, iqSchPice1.1, whole genome shotgun sequence DNA segment AAGCACTAGAAATCTTCAGGAATCATTCCACTACAGATTATCACAAAATTGCAGTTTTAAAAAGCAGTCATTTCAAAAGTTCATATGAAAACCCTGAAAAAGCTGtaaataatttaatcaaaattGGGAAACTGAAAATGATTAAATCAAACAGAGAGTGGCTGATTCCTGCAGTAAAGACGATCATATTATGTGGTCAAGAAAACATACCATTAAGAGGCCACCGAGATGATGGTACACTGAGTGATGAAATCAGCCAAGGAAAATTTCTACCACTTTTAAAATTTTGCATTGACTCAGGTGATTTGTCATTCCAAAAATATTTAGAGACAGTGCCAAAAAATGCCACATATCTGAGCAAAACAACTCAGAATCAGCTGATTGATTGTTGCCATTCTATCATTATGAAAAAGGTACTCGACAAAGTCAAAGAAGCAAAACATTATGCTGTGCTTGGTGATGAAACAATGGATGCCAGTGGTACAGAACAACTCAGTGTTTGCATCAGGTATCTGAATTtacaaaaaagcacaataccgaaagACTTCATATGCTTTCTATCTGCAACTGACAAACTGGTGTTGTATTAAGCGATCAAATCGTTCAAGAATGAAATCAAGTCGGCCTACTAGTTAAGAATTTGAGAGATCAAGGTTATGATGGAGGTGCCATGCCTGGAAAGTTCAGTGGCGTATAGTCCTGAATAAAGCAACTCAAACCGCTAGTGACTTATGTGCATTGTGCAGCACATAAACTAAAACTAGCTATCGTGAGGGCCTGCATTTTGCTTAGTATTCACAATATGATGCGAGTTGTAAGTCATGttaccaattttgtgtgtgtgtcagcaaAAAAGTTGGAACTTATCAACCGAGCTATCCTTGAAAAACACCCAGAGGTGAAAAGAGTTAAGTTACAAAGTCTTATTGATACATGCTGGCTTGAAAGGCATGATACACTCATTCAATTCAAAGAGATCTTTGACCCTATCATACAGTTCTTTGAAGAAATGGACACAACTTCTCTGTCATCAGAAAGTGCAGGTCTTCTGGCTTCTATTCCATGATATGACTTCGTCTTAACTTTGACGGTAAATGCCGCTATATTTGAAATTACTGTTTTGCTTTCACAACACCTTCAGGCTGTTGCATTAGATCTGAACCTTTGCTATGAGATGATAAACAGGGTAATAAGAACACTGAAACAATACAGAGAaacgaaatatgaaataattttccaAGAGGTGTGTCATATTGTAGAACCTTCGGACATTGCAGTGCAGGCACCCAGAATTGCCAAACATTCTGCTAATTGTTCAAATATAGAAGCACCTGATGCCAAGGAATACTACAGGTAAAATAACCTTTAATACATACACAAACTTTTTGCTTGATGCAGCATTTCTCTCTTTTCTGTTCTTTTGAGTTTGAGAATAATGTCATGTCAtgttttgtttcagattgaatgtatTCATTGATTTTGTATTGGGGCAGTTGAGGAGTCACTTTTCGAGAGCAGAGCACTCTTCAATTCTCATACCAAGTGCcatcataaaaacaaaaaatctgaactctttattggcAGCTGCATGTGTTTACAGCAGCAACTTGCCTCAACCTCTCTTGTTATCAGCAGAAATAACTCTTTGGAAGGAGCTCTGAAGAGACACAGAACATCACCCCCAAACAGCAGCAGAGGCACATCAAGAGAGAAATGAATTTTTACATAAtataaaaattcttttacaaattCTCACTACATTACTAGTATCTGCTTGTAGTGTGGAGCGTAGCTTCTCTTTGCTTAAACTGACAAAGTTGTACCTTCATACGACAATGATGGATGACTGGTTGAATAGTTTGGCTGCCATGTATATACACTGAGATATGTCTGGCAGCCTACAGCCTGTTGAAGTCATTGAAGACTTTGCAAAGCGTTATCCGAGGAGACTTGCTATGGGTTAAATgagcaaaataaaattatgtgtgctttttagtatattaatgtttaccTTGAGAAAGCCTGGACCTGCCACTGTCTATGCTAGAACTTCCACATGTAAATATGGTACCTGTATGTTTATTTATCTAATGTTAAATATTTTTGCTCTAGTTGTATAGGGTGTATGAAAAGATATGATGTGTACTGAATGTATAAAAAACTTACCATGTATGACCTGTGTCATCACCTTCTTCACAGGACATGAAATAGAGATCATGCATTAGATTTATAGCTTCTGACAGATTATTTTGCCTTATCAGAATTTCAATCATATTTGGTATGAGTTTCATTTTCAAAGAAACTGCAAACACAGTGGAACATATGCGAATAGTCTTGAAACCAATGTCACTAGCTTTTTTGATATCTCCTCTTGCAAGCCTAAAAAACATTGAATTGCAAGGATTGAGTTTTATGAAGTAATGTACCACATTATCTTCATGTTAAAGTCAACAGCAAATGCATACagacaaatgatttttttttaaatttcaagtgAAACTATAGCTAACTGGCAAAACTTTACAAATCACACAGAGATGGTCCTTCTCAGGCTGCAACGAGTGCACCTCATCTAGGCACCAGCTCCAGGAGGGTGCCAAAGGTTGAGTGCATGATCCATCACTAAGCCAGTTACTTTTTTCGCTCAAAGGTACTTTGATGCTTATGCTATTTTACACTTAAACATAGGCAGCAGATCCATTTTGTGTGAGTGACAGGTTTATAAACACTTGTGACTCACATGTTTAATTAGACACCTTGTAAGATGAACTGAAATCATTGACACTGTCAATGATTTTTCAAATAATACAACTCTGAAAGCAGATGTTcagtaaatatttttcttattttttaaactgAGTGTGTAATTATGTATATAGAGTTGTGTGTGTGAGAAAAAATGAAGATTCTACAAAATTGGTTTTGACAAAGTCTGAAAGCAAATTAATGTCCTAATAATTTTTTTGACTACTATTGCTGGATTAGCTAGCCCACCTAACTTTGACATCTGCAGGTAACAACAAGGAAGTACTCACTCTCTGGCAACAGTTAGGGTAAGGGTGTCTCTgaaatcacatttttttctttaagaaaattgtaatttatgtaaCAGTGATATCTATAAAAACCAAAATCTCAGATGCCACAAAGTATTCCCTTGTAGCTGTTTATGCTGTTTGATGACTTCACCAACAAACTTTGAGGAACAGAATGTAAGACATAGAAGATGAtattttgttaaggaatattgtttccGACACACTGTTTAGAAAGTAAACATGGTATGCCACAGACAATTCATAATTAGCTGCTCTGCATCAGTATGCCTTAGCAGTCACTGTTGTTTAGATGTGAGGTTCTGAATTTTTTTAGTATGTGCAATAGAAAGATAAGAGAAATAATTCAGTGTATCTTTAGACATTAATTTTCTATCAGGAGACATCCAATGCATGTTACATTCTCTCAGTGTCTTTGGAAAACAGAGAATCTTCATCCCAAACATTGGATTTGTGGGACTCCCGTTGATAGGTCATGCGTGCactgcacaaaggaagcagctggtatcagagtacttgtggagttcaCACAGATTTTTTTATAGGATAGCCTAATTTTGGGACTAAGAGCCAGCTGAAAactgaagtagaaagctctgagacaTTTAGCGAGACATGGAATCTATATCAGAAAGAGAGATTAGATGCCACAGGAGGGGGAATGTTCACTGAAGCTGACAAAAACATTATCTTGATTGAGGTCAAAGTTGATCGTGACAGTGAACTTATCTGGTCAAATATAACAGCTCTAGGTGGAATCAGGTTAATTGTTGTATGTTTTCGCTGGCCACCCAATTCCACTGTGATGGTTTTAGAGTAATTAAAAGCAAGTCTACAGTCAGTAGCATGTAAATACCCAGACCACACAATACTATCTGGAGGTGACTTGAATCTACCCAGCACGGCACAGACTGCGATGTCTGCAGATTCATTGTGGGTGATGGGTGGGGGGAGTCCAAGCAGACAGTCTTCCAGTCTTTCAAAGTAGTTTTGAACACATTTCCTggaaactatcttgagcagctagtCTGGCAGTCCACATACAGTGGGAATATCTCAGACTTTGCAGCTACAAAGAGGCTGGACCTTATTGACAGCATGagtatagagatggggattagtgataTGATGTCATTATCGCACCTATgcttatgaaagttaataaatccttCAAGAAGGTTAGAAGAgggtttctgctagaaagagtacTTCATTTCTATTACTGACAGCTTGGCATTGTCAGGTTCGGTAAACAGTGAAAtgaagtatctgagaccagtctttacaaaatttcttcagtaaaatggaaatgacaatcACATCTCCTAAAGAAGTAGCACTGatcataaaatccttaacatctaagtattctagtggttatgataacatatcaacaaagttgatcaaagagtgctcatgtgagttgaATTCTATCTTTTTTGTGTAATCACTCTCTTAttagcagaacatttccagactggctaaaatatgctggaTTTAAGCCTcattacaagaagggggataaagagatactatCAGACTATCAACCAACTTCACTTCTgctggctttttcaaaaatatttgaaaaggttgtgttcaagtgcctccttaagcatctgactgcaaataatatattgtccaagtcacagtttggtttTCTTAAGGGTCCTAATATATAGACAGCTATTTATAGGTACAGTGACACTGTACTTAATTCATTATATAACAAATTATAGGCTACtgtcattttctgtgacctgtaaaaagtctttgactgtgtgaatcacagcattctcttaagtaaattacaatattatggtgtcactgtgACTGCtgtaaaatggtttgagtcttatcttaACTAAGAGGAAACAAAGGGAGTCACTGCAAAATACCTCTTCAGTAAGCAGTCTGTCTTCatttgattgggaattaattacatctggTGTTCCTAAGGGTTCCATCTTGGAtccttcttgtgtacattaatgacctcttgtcTATTACATTTCCAGATACAAAGTCTGTTTTGTTTGCAGCTGATACAAACGTTGcagtaagtagcaagtcaagtacagatttagaaacggctgctaatcaaatttccactgacattaataaatgcttTACAGCTagtcactgtcattaaactttgaaaagagccactatatgcagttcagaacttgtaagagattTGCTTCCAGTGTGTGTATAACATATGCAGACATGCAGATCAATGAGGTTGAcattgttaaatttctgggattacaacttgataataaattcagttggtaaaggcataccacagaattgctgaagtgcctaaagaaatatgtatttgcagtgagaataatGTCAGATGTagaagacataaatataaaaaaacttacgTACTTTGCTTACTGTCATTCAATTATGTCACACAggatcatattctgaggtaactcatcaaaccaagtGAAAGTTTTTaatgtgcaaaagcgtgtaataaatcTAATTTGTGGGGTAAAtttaagaacatcatgtagaaacaatgttcaagtattaaatgaaacaacaagtttactgttaccagtcatcgTTTTATTTTTTCACGACACGTTTCAAagttttaaacctccatcattgggtggatttacattagttagtagtATTACACATGTGTGTGTaggtttacaaatgtggcagtacacATGTGAAGTGttatgacagaaaaaggaacctgtgaccagtggaggcagtgccacaagttcctccaaagtcgtaacacaacatacacacatatgtaatactactaactaatgtaaatccacctgatgatggaggtttaaacctttgagacgcgttgtggaaaaaataaaatggtgactggtaacagtaaacttgttgtttcatttaatgtcagtaacagtcacggtaaagcctaacctaaaaatgttcgtatTTAAAATGTTCAagtaactttgtattctaaccacacTTTCTCAGTATaggtattccttaatgaaatttgttgcacgtAATACGTCTCTATTTCCAACCACTTACTCAATCAgtgctaggaataagaacaatcgacataaagacctaaaatcacttacagtGGTCCAAAAAGTGGTCCTATATTCAGGAATACacagtttcaataaattactagctACCATTAAAaaattggtttcagataaagcacagcttaaacagagtttgaaagactttgtgATGTTTGTCTACTTTATTCCTCCATTCATAGTTCTTGGTGTTGACATACTGCATATTGGCTGAAAAATTGGgcgtggaagttcaacactgactactgtaaatgatattgcatttcacagttctttactttcgctGTTCACAACACTCCAATATACACAATTATATGTCCAGTTCACTACTGATAAATATTGGAATCCAAGTTTCAAAACAATTACTCATTTCCTCCTATAATGATctgtaacaaaagatattaactaggaatggtcgaaataaattaggaaattaataaaTTAGACTGATGCTATATTCCAtaagactgagggccaacttttctcttttatggaaatgcagattatactcatacatgttaatggtaattagacaaagatgaaaataaaatgaatttaaggaggcagatggcaaaacaagacaggaagtaaagagatcctagcttgcttcatcacatcTTTTTGATGGGCTACACCTTTTACtgtatagatgaatatcttgacCATGACTGTTAGAccaggttatgtaaaaatgtctgttagatttcagtttttacaGCTCTTGgttataaatttattaaaattgcaTGGCTATGTTTCATTATGATAGTGTCTTAATTATGTAAATAATACCAGTCACAGTGTACTGTAATGTATGCACCTATTTTGACAGTTTCCTGACAACTGATCATGGTAGtgagtattacattcaaatgtgttatgtttttgtgCTATActatctgacttgttccacacccaagagaatcatctcatttttgggtctatggaatgaaaactgaatctgatctaatctaatctaagagcacataggcagttgttagcatctcacttcaacaatgaactgacatcacttagttccattgaGATGGATGTAGAGAAAATTTGttaaaagtttaaacagattgtaaattgtggtatGGGAaactatgtgcctagtaagtggattaaggatggaaaagacccactgtggtttaacaacaaaatttggaaaattttgaggaagtaaACATAGCTGCACTCttagttcaaaagtcattttaatggctgcttcacagcctgtgccatctggatccttcctaccaacatcagTTTCTTCTGAATTGcaaaggtgggaactctccctgcagtatatcctacgttTCTGTAACCCTTCTAGCCTCATGCTTTGCTATTGTCCTACACTCACTGTCCCGTTccccgttcccattccagcactgtaCAACCCTCTATTACACCAACGCACCCACTGTCTATttaattctctccttttctgctgcccccctccctccatctaacctcttggctgcacttagctgccctaccttctctccacctcatccctgtatgctcccacgaGCAACACTTTATTGTTCGCCATTCCTACCCTGCTATCTGAAACGTAACAGTCTAATCAAAAAGAATAAAAACgcataaattttaaccataaactgTAGTTTCTGATTTAGAAGTGTATGGAAATATGAACTTGTGAAAAAGTTAGATATATAGATAAATTGGATTTAGAATGggagagaaatgacagatgtaatgaCAGACGTCATGATAGCAGGaataacaataacagagctttcaatGATCATTTCAGTAGCAGATTTAGAAATGATGACAGGAGAAATAGGAATAGGAACGATAGGCAGAGACCTGAAATAGGAATTTTGAACCAAGAAATAGGTAGTGGGGGCAAAATCAGGGAAACAATAGTAACAAtttggaaaacagaagaaatggtctgGTAAACTAAGACCTGCCTCTTTCAGAGCCTTGTGAAATGGGGCAAATAGACGTGGGAATTACAATCAGACACATTGTAGTAATTTCAGAAGGGGAAGGGGTAGAACAAATAGAACATACCAAAATTTTGTACCCAGAATACAACCTGAAGTGAGTAGAATGAAGTTTGATAGGggattttgagaaaattttttgtctgaaaataaagatgaagaaaaaagtaaaaaaatctgaatttgaatgAGAAGAAATcactttgacaaatttctttaacagtaGTAATGCAGTAGTAGCTGTTGATAGTGATGAGAACAGATCTGATGAGTATGGTTTAGTAAGAATTTTGAGtgactgtgaaatgagtgaaaatacTGACACTGGTGCTGTATGTGTGGAAGCTGATGTTCAAGTGCTAGGCAATGGAAGTGAGAATGACAGAagtaattccagatgaaattaCAATAGATAATAAACAGGAAAATGAGGATGTGGTAGAACAGAGTAGTCACAGTATTGAGATtgttgaagaagtgtgtgaagagaaaaatgagtttggtattgaaaataatattaagtgtGATGGCCATGTTTCTAATGAGAATgattcagatgatgatgataatgatgttgatgataatatgttacttacagaattagatgggacggtatatgtagaagttaaagttgatgatttgatgctgaatgattctggaatttcTGGTGAGTGTTCAAGTAATGAGTTAGAAACCAGTAGAGCAGTGCCTGATAGATTAGTGTTACCAGTTGGTGTCAGTGATGATGTGTTggaatgtgtttgtgaaaatggaaaggaagatctCATTAGTGATACAGTACTGAGTGCAGTCAATGACTATAGTAGCATATGTCAGTATGGTGATCAAAAGTGTAAGGTCTTaagtgaaatttgtcaaagtgtgtactcagatgataaaattgccATGGAAAATGTGGAACAGTCTCCTGGTGGTAACAtgattagtaaatgtgtagaatatgtaataaaaagtagtGATTGTGATAAAGGGGTGAATTTTCAGGACGTAGAAGAGGATTTGTTATTTGAAAATGAGGTCAATGAAATGGGTAAAGAACTCAGAAGTCCATATATTGTAGTACAGATTTATTGGATAGTGCAACAGGCACCTAATAGTAACTCAATTAGTGAATGTGTACAAGTAGTGaaggaaggaagtgtgtgtgttgAAATCAGTAGTTTACAGACAGATTTTTAGGGAGCTTTGCGAAAACAATTACCTAGTTAATGAAAGTACCACAAAACCTAATAAACAACCAGCAAATAGTAAGCTTATGTTGAAGAATGTATACTCTACGTCACACAGACAAACCCATGCTGTACACCTTGTTAAGACATGTTATGAATATTCTGACCCAATAGTCAAGAAAATACtaattgaaagaaaattacaaCTCATAAAAAGCTCAATTAATATCCACAGCTTTTTGCAAAATTCAAACACTGACAAGTGAGAAATCAGATAACTTAACACATTTGAAACTAATactgtaaaatatattttttgtagtttttgttcatatttcttttgtgtgtgaatatttgcatatttttaccTATTTTTGTCTATTCATAGAGTGGGAGTTGAAAAGGGTATATTCAAACATTTGTGTATGTTTTTACCTGGCATAGATTGAGGGTTGTTTGATTTTTATGTAGGACCTTTTGAATTTGTTATTACTTGGACTTAGGCACATGACACATCTGAAACTGTGCAGACAACCTTAATCACCTGTTTAGCTTCATGATATTTGTTCTTTGGTATTTGACACACCACTGGAAATTTATTTGTTGTGCATCTTACTTTACACAGTCAGGATTATATTGTATACTTTAGCAAACTCTATGTGGGTACTTAACCCAGTGAAAGTGAAACAACCAATAAgaggaaatttattttcatttttgttatcactgaatatttgaacattttttaaaattatctccATCATAAATTATGAATTAAATCGTGATTGGAGGAGTTGAAATAGTTGAGAATACATTCTGTGCACTGCACAGTCAAGGCAAAATCTGGGAATGAACATCCTCTCAGAAACATTTTTCAGGAGTTTTGTGGTGAAATTTGACTGGTAGGTGATCTGTGGTACTTTCATAGATACACCATGTGGCATATGGTGCTTTGCCCCAGCCAATGACACCATATTTATTTTCTGGAATCACTTACCTTTTACTATCCTGTCTTGTTAGTAAGAGCAGTTAGGATCCTTCTACTATCCTAGAGTATACAGTGTGCAATTTGTAAGACACAAGTCTATATCTTGATTAGGTACTTAACTTAGAGTGTGGAAGAAAAAACAAcatgttggaattgtgtgaacaatatatttcgtgtacgatggcgcaaagtgcactgtgtaaaatagacctctttggcattgtctaacacattttttttaaaattaagattcAGTGTGTAGTGATTTGCTACTATCTACCAATaaatttcctgtcgatctcatttttgagatgtttgtattcctttttgcctgcttcatttactgcatttttatattttctcctttcgtcaattaaatttaatatttcctctgttacccaaggatttatactagccctcgtctttttacctacttgatcctctgctgccttcactacttcatccctccaagcgacccattcttcttctactgtatttctttcccccattcctgtcaattgttcccttatcctctccctgaaactctgtacaacctctggttctttcagtttatccaggtcccatctcctcaaattcccacatttttgcagtttcttcagttttaatctacaggtcataaccaatagattgtggtcagagtgcacatctgcccctggaaatgtcttacaatttaaaacctggttcctaaatctctgtcttaccattatataatctatctgacaccttttagtatctccagggttcttccatgtatacaaaaatgaaatcgacaggaagtgcaaaatggctaggcagggatggctagaggacaaatgtaacgatgtaaaggcttatctcactaggggtaagatagatactacctacaggaaaattaaagagacctttggagataagagaaccacttgtacagggtgtttcaaaaatgaccggtatatttgaaacggcaataaaaactaaacgagcagcgatagaaatacaccgtttgttgcaatatgcttgggacaacagtacattttcaggcagacaagctttcgaaattacagtagttacaattttcaacaacagatggcgctgcggtctgggaaactctatagtacgatattttccacatatccaccatgcgtagcaataatatggcgtagtctctgaatgaaattacccgaaacctttgacaacgtgtctagcggaatggcttcacatgcagatgagatgtactgcttcagctgttcaattgtttctggattctggcggtacacctggtctttcaagtgtccccacagaaagaagtcacaggggttcgtgtctggcgaatagggaggccaatccacgctgcctcctgtatgtttcggatagcccaaagcaatcacacgatcatcgaaatattcattcaggaaattaaagacgttggccgtgcgatgtggccgggcaccatcttgcataaaccacgaggtgttcgcagtgtcgtctaagggagtttgtaccgccacaaattcacgaagaatgtccagatagcgtgatgcagtaatcgttttggatctgaaaaatgggccaatgattcctttggaagaaatggtggcccagaccagtactttttgaggatgcagggatgatgggactgcaacatggggcttttcggttccccatatacgccagttctgtttattgacgaagccgtccaggtaaaaataagcttcgtcagtaaaccaaatgctgcccacatgcatatcgccatcatcaatcctgtgcactatatcgttagcgaatgtctctcgtgcagcaatggtagcagcgctgaggggttgccgcgtttgaattttgtatggatagaggtgtaaactctggcgcatgagacgatacgtggacgttggcgtcatttggaccgcagctgcaacatggcgaacgaaacccgaggccgctgttggatcacctgctgcactagctgcgcgttgccctctgtggttgccgtacgcggtcgccctacctttccagcatgttcatccgtcacattcccagtccgttgaaatttttcaaacagatcctttattgtattgctttttgcTCCTTTGGTTACATttaacctctgttgaaaacttcgtcttgttgcaacaacactgtgttctaggcggtggaattccaacaccagaaaaatcctctgttctaaggaataaaccatgttgtctacagcacactagcacgttgtgaacagcacacgcttacagcagaaagacgacgtacagaatggcgaacccacagactgcgttgtcttctatatctttcacatcacttgcagcgccatctgttgttgaaaattgtaactactgtaattttgaaagtttgtccacctgaaaatgtactgttgtcccaagcatattgcaacaaacggtgtatttctatcgctgctcgtttagtttttattgccgtttcaaatatacttgtcatttttgaaacaccctgtatgaatatcaagagctcagatggaaacccagttctaagcaaagaagggaaagcagaaaggtggaaggagtatatagagggtctatacaagggtgatgttcttgagggcaatgttataaaaatggaagaggatatagatgaagatgaaatgggagatacgatactgcgtgaagagtttgacagagcactgaaagacctgagtcgaaacaaggccccgggagtagacaacattccattagaactactgacagccttgggagagccagtcctgacaaaactctaccatctggtgagcaagatgtaagagacaggtgaaataccctcagacttcaagaagaatataataattccaattccaaagaagcaggtgttgacagacgtgaaaattaccaaactatcagtttaataagtcacagctgcaaaatactaacacgaattctttacagacaaatggaaaaactagtagaagccaacctcggggaagatcagtttggattctgtagaaacactggaacacgtgaggcaatactgaccctacgacttatcttagaagaaagattaaggaaaggcaaacctacgtttctagcatttgtagacttagagaaagcttttgacaatgttgactggaatactctctttcaaattctaaaggtggcaggggtaaaatacagggagcaaaaggctatttacaatttgtacagaaaccagatggcagttataagagtcaagggacatgaaagggaagccgtggttgggaagggagtaagacagggttgtagcctctccctgatgttgttcagtctgtatattgagcaagcagtaaa contains these protein-coding regions:
- the LOC124798879 gene encoding 52 kDa repressor of the inhibitor of the protein kinase-like, coding for MIKSNREWLIPAVKTIILCGQENIPLRGHRDDGTLSDEISQGKFLPLLKFCIDSGDLSFQKYLETVPKNATYLSKTTQNQLIDCCHSIIMKKVLDKVKEAKHYAVLGDETMDASGTEQLSVCIRYLNLQKSTIPKDFICFLSATDKLVLY